The following are encoded in a window of Esox lucius isolate fEsoLuc1 chromosome 14, fEsoLuc1.pri, whole genome shotgun sequence genomic DNA:
- the apba1b gene encoding amyloid-beta A4 precursor protein-binding family A member 1 isoform X2, whose product MSTRQQGEWLGDAVGEGHKDPAALSNQQSSDTAEAVEEVRVRRSWRPCQMLGQDSHHPHHHHHHPHHPPIPHQGLGRGHPRHRRRPPSGQGPTRLGEGVEMDPSSHTQPPRLGVSRYRRQGEPRVRVHRQRQPTEQGDPTGPAAMKQQPPPCSPQAHHPLESGATDLTGGTRLSPSDHTISPHTPDPPCQDLPAPVPDAVSPQAEEEEEEEEEEGCSSSITLSVSIQTGFDRETDQENQREGVRGEEDLHQTALGVENGEEDEEGDTNGLCSDTESSASLSMDVPPLSPPGHQSPPVSPSPFSPPPLQSEHSDQCSDEFSPSPAHENDIVPDSESRADSPLSTSESFTNSYPKTYAEFYNESYPQSESMTEPFTESFTEPYTKSYPQSFPKPLKMVCYPDSDRESHKGSEANSDEPFSESCSEPFSVRRKGRVYQEAGDIEPQPHSAWSGGVAGSTRNLPHWRGRSVGSRLHHYDDATSDGEGESLKDGPRNLGLLPRDVEGEAQSERASSGQPGSVGATEELVGAELTPPLEGHSEDWVRGSGDAVSLAIRDIREAIEEVKTKTVRSPYTPDQPVQPVWVMRQEVSPSEEECYSQQPLGNGVHPFFQSSHYKPVPLPDPVPVQVPVPVHVPVPEPVCPVRAESSRIHQVQQRLPSIEEIRRNMPAFPTYVEVPGPCDPEDLIDGIIFAASYLGSTHLLSERTPSKSARMLQAQEAMGRVRTAQKQAKNRKTESEVPSSTEVDLFMSTQRIKVLNADSQESMMDLPLRTISYIADLGSMVVLMARGKMVRSRSAQEHLNHTAEQPEHTLSPARDDRRQYRMVCHVFESEDAQLIAQSIGQAFSVAYQEFLRANGIDPEDLSQREYSDLLNTQDMYNDDLIHFSKSENCRDVYIEKLKGEMLGVVIVESGWGSILPTVIVASMMHSGPAEKSGRLNVGDQIMTINGTSLVGLPLSTCQSIIKGLKAQSRIKLNIVRCPPVTMVLIRRPDLRYQLGFSVQNGIICSLMRGGIAERGGVRVGHRIIEINGQSVVATPHEKIVHILSNAVGEIHMKTMPAAMYRLLTAQEQPVYI is encoded by the exons ATGAGCaccaggcagcagggggagtGGCTGGGTGATGCTGTGGGGGAGGGGCATAAGGATCCTGCTGCCCTTAGTAACCAGCAGTCCAGTGACACAGCTGAGGCTGTAGAGGAAGTCCGCGTCCGGAGAAGTTGGAGACCCTGCCAAATGCTCGGGCAGGATTCCCACCAcccccatcatcatcatcaccacccacATCATCCTCCTATTCCACACCAAGGCTTGGGTCGCGGCCACCCCAGGCACCGAAGACGCCCTCCATCGGGGCAGGGCCCAACCAGACTTGGGGAGGGAGTGGAAATGGACCCTTCTAGCCACACCCAGCCACCCCGCCTTGGCGTGTCTCGCTACCGCCGCCAGGGTGAGCCCAGGGTCAGAGTTCACAGGCAGAGACAGCCGACTGAACAGGGAGACCCCACTGGTCCTGCAGCGATGAAGCAGCAGCCCCCTCCATGCTCCCCTCAAGCACACCACCCACTGGAGAGTGGGGCAACCGACCTTACTGGTGGTACCCGTCTTAGCCCCTCCGACCACACAATATCTCCTCACACCCCTGACCCCCCTTGTCAAGATCTGCCAGCACCCGTTCCTGATGCCGTGTCTCCCcaggctgaggaggaggaggaggaggaggaggaggaggggtgcAGCTCATCCATAACGCTGTCTGTTAGCATTCAAACTGGAtttgacagagagacagatcagGAGAACCAGAGGGAGGGGGTCCGTGGAGAGGAGGACCTGCACCAGACTGCCTTGGGAGTAGAAAAtggagaggaagatgaggaaggTGATACAAATGGACTCTGCTCTGACACTGAGAGTTCCGCCTCTCTAAGCATGGATGTTCCACCGCTTAGTCCACCTGGACACCAGTCACCACCCGTCTCTCCGTCCCCATTCTCGCCCCCTCCGCTTCAGTCTGAGCACTCCGACCAATGTAGTGATGAGTTTAGCCCAAGCCCCGCCCATGAAAATGACATAGTGCCTGACAGTGAGAGCCGCGCTGACTCTCCACTTTCCACCTCTGAGTCCTTCACAAACTCGTACCCTAAGACCTATGCAGAATTTTATAACGAGTCCTACCCACAGTCCGAATCTATGACAGAGCCCTTTACAGAGTCCTTCACAGAGCCCTACACTAAGTCCTACCCCCAATCTTTCCCTAAACCCTTGAAGATGGTTTGTTATCCGGACTCGGACAGGGAGTCCCACAAGGGATCTGAGGCGAACTCTGATGAGCCCTTTTCAGAATCCTGCTCAGAGCCCTTCAGCGTTAGACGGAAGGGGCGTGTTTATCAGGAAGCTGGCGACATTGAACCGCAACCCCATTCCGCCTGGTCAGGCGGCGTTGCGGGGTCAACACGAAACCTCCCTCATTGGCGGGGCCGCTCGGTGGGCTCAAGACTGCACCACTACGATGACGCCACGTCTGATGGGGAGGGCGAAAGCCTCAAAGATGGCCCCAGAAACCTGGGGTTACTTCCCAGAGATGTGGAGGGTGAAGCCCAGTCAGAGAGAGCCAGCTCTGGGCAGCCCGGGTCAGTCGGGGCCACGGAGGAGCTAGTCGGCGCGGAGCTCACCCCTCCGTTGGAAGGCCACTCGGAGGACTGGGTCAGGGGCTCGGGGGATGCCGTCTCTCTAGCCATCCGAGACATCCGAGAGGCCATAGAAGAGGTGAAGACCAAGACCGTGCGATCGCCCTATACTCCTGACCAACCCGTACAGCCTGTGTGGGTGATGAGACAGGAGGTCAGTCCTTCTGAGGAGGAGTGCTACTCACAGCAGCCACTGGGAAACGGCGTACAT CCTTTCTTTCAGTCGTCACACTACAAACCCGTTCCACTTCCTGATCCGGTTCCAGTCCAGGTTCCGGTTCCAGTCCATGTTCCGGTTCCAGAACCGGTCTGTCCTGTAAGGGCAGAGTCCTCCAGAATACACCAGGTACAGCAGAGGCTGCCATCCATTGAGGAG ATCCGCAGGAATATGCCTGCCTTCCCTACATACGTTGAAG TCCCAGGGCCGTGTGACCCAGAGGACCTGATTGACGGAATCATTTTTGCGGCCAGCTACTTGGGCTCCACCCACCTGCTGTCAGAGAGAACCCCCAGTAAGAGTGCCCGCATGCTGCAGGCCCAGGAGGCCATGGGGCGTGTCAGG ACCGCCCAAAAGCAAGCTAAAAACAGAAAG ACTGAGAGTGAGGTTCCTTCCTCCACTGAAGTGGATCTCTTCATGTCTACACAGAGGATCAAAGTGCTGAATGCAGATTCCCag GAGTCCATGATGGACTTGCCCCTGAGGACCATCTCCTACATAGCGGACTTAggaagcatggtggtgttgATGGCCCGGGGGAAGATGGTACGCTCCAGGAGCGCTCAGGAACATCTGAACCACACCGCCGAGCAGCCTGAACACACCCTCAGCCCTGCCCGTGACGACCGGCGGCAGTACAGGATGGTCTGCCACGTTTTTGAGTCCGAggat GCCCAGCTCATAGCCCAGTCCATTGGGCAGGCCTTTAGTGTGGCCTACCAGGAGTTCCTGCGGGCCAATGGCATCGACCCAGAGGACCTGAGTCAGAGGGAGTACAGCGACTTGCTTAACACTCAGGACATGTACAATGATGACCTCATTCATTTCTCTAAGTCAGAGAACTGCAGAGAT GTTTACATCGAGAAGCTGAAGGGCGAGATGCTGGGTGTGGTCATAGTGGAGTCAGGCTGGGGCTCCATCTTACCCACCGTCATTGTCGCTAGCATGATGCATTCTGGGCCGGCAGAGAAGTCTGGTCGACTCAACGTTGGCGATCAGATCATGACCATCAATGGAACCAGTCTGGTTGGACTGCCCCTTTCCACCTGTCAGAGTATAATCAAG GGTTTAAAGGCCCAGTCCAGGATCAAGTTGAACATTGTCAGGTGCCCACCTGTCACTATGGTGCTGATCCGTAGACCAGACCTGCGATACCAGCTGGGCTTCAGCGTACAGAATGGCATT ATCTGCAGCCTGATGAGGGGGGGCATTGCTGAGAGAGGGGGTGTCCGCGTCGGACATCGAATCATTGAGATCAACGGCCAGAGCGTGGTGGCCACACCTCATGAGAAGATCGTTCACATCTTGTCTAATGCAGTGGGAGAG ATCCACATGAAGACGATGCCTGCAGCCATGTACCGTCTTCTGACGGCCCAGGAACAGCCTGTCTACATCTGA